From the genome of Polyodon spathula isolate WHYD16114869_AA chromosome 14, ASM1765450v1, whole genome shotgun sequence, one region includes:
- the LOC121326639 gene encoding fibronectin type III domain-containing protein 7-like: MGTSRLAPCMIIGFINLCMTEIAATNKEFSVSIYTVTSKSISVQWARVPGIHSVKVTATPKTIPTTPVFVQFSGATIIGSIVSLTPNIIYTVKVEAIDSLGTVLASSEIVQPTAPDVPSIDQVYSKQSSSITVEWTAVPGATGYTLRAEDGKSIIETTVTGSPGTIRNLDPATQYEISLMSVNAGGRSQPSLPKKVKTVLAAPVLSSSSPSNDSIVVTWEPVYMAVEYTLSLMRADGVGSRLKVNTSQTTMTFSRLDSGIAYSIKANAWDSSHTQGDDFSVTQITRPAVPSSVELSMIDRSMGVDVSWSLVEGAEIYTVLGSSRLNCTSVFSSCSISPLDCGNNYSVSVVASNKAGPSSPSEPANFLTVPCAPQGIRIEEVNPGNLTVSWSIVPLGKYYIVYVKRDDGLEGLCNTSLSTCYYQFQCGFTYFTTVFAYNAAGQSPLGSVLNYTTAPCCPADIKPAFVSGDTLEIIWSPARGAEEYEIKADDGFSVIHCNDTATVCALSMLKCNTRYSVIVSSCSEIRGCNTSCVPHYITTAPCSPQIKVTKLTPFTFNVSWSSDNKKANYTVTIRGGVGLDAESRTHRSSGNWVVFSNLSCGSTFYVNAIATSPEGESLPSYTVPLETAPCCPQNLTVTQVTQAMTNVSWSVGRGAQSYVTMLESLRGEARCHTLQSHCLLGCISCGTNYTVSLQSISDTGLTSECTYQGYSSSACCPSNVRLYRLANNAIRVYWHATGGSHNYTADLYGSNANYACSPSPGSSSCDISEVSCGDVYTVVVSPMSSNGSKVTFCLRKVYLVSCSGSNFGIVIYQVKRISTGNAIKGTLMKDKRLGNFLSTCLLKTCFYVKKEIILKWLVSQSIVCNNIALMLAQCPRFVLIVVCETSP; the protein is encoded by the exons ATGGGAACAAGCAGATTAGCACCGTGCATGATTATTGGTTTCATAAACTTATGCATGACTGAG ATTGCTGCCACcaacaaag AATTTTCTGTATCGATATACACAGTGACATCAAAAAGCATTTCAGTACAATGGGCCAGGGTTCCAGGAATCCACTCAGTCAAGGTCACAGCGACTCCTAAAACCATACCAACGACTCCAGTGTTTGTTCAGTTCAGTGGGGCCACAATCATTGGGTCCATTGTCTCCCTGACCCCTAATATCATCTACACTGTGAAAGTGGAAGCTATAGACAGCCTTGGCACTGTGCTGGCAAGCTCTGAGATTGTGCAACCCACAG CCCCTGATGTGCCCAGCATTGACCAGGTGTACTCAAAGCAAAGTAGCAGCATCACAGTGGAATGGACAGCTGTTCCTGGGGCCACCGGCTATACTCTGAGAGCTGAAGATGGGAAATCCATCATTGAAACCACAGTCACTGGCTCTCCAGGAACAATCAGGAACCTGGACCCTGCTACTCAGTACGAGATCAGCCTCATGTCTGTCAATGCAGGAGGGAGAAGCCAGCCCTCACTGCCCAAGAAAGTAAAGACAG TTCTGGCTGCACCAGTGCTCTCCTCCAGTTCTCCCAGCAATGACTCCATTGTGGTGACCTGGGAGCCTGTGTACATGGCTGTTGAGTACACCCTTTCGCTCATGAGGGCCGATGGAGTAGGCAGTCGGCTGAAAGTAAACACCTCTCAAACCACCATGACCTTCTCTAGACTGGATTCTGGGATCGCCTACAGCATAAAAGCCAATGCTTGGGATTCCAGCCACACTCAGGGAGATGACTTCTCAGTCACCCAGATTACAA GACCCGCAGTTCCAAGCTCAGTCGAGCTGTCCATGATTGACAGGTCCATGGGTGTGGATGTGTCTTGGTCTTTGGTGGAGGGAGCTGAGATTTACACCGTTCTGGGCTCCAGTAGACTGAACTGCACCTCGGTGTTCTCCTCCTGTTCCATCTCTCCTCTGGATTGTGGGAATAACTACTCTGTCAGTGTGGTAGCCAGCAATAAAGCAGGTCCTAGCTCCCCCTCCGAACCTGCTAATTTCCTAACAG TTCCCTGTGCCCCACAAGGCATCAGAATAGAAGAAGTCAATCCTGGCAACCTGACAGTGTCCTGGTCCATAGTACCCCTCGGAAAGTACTACATAGTCTATGTGAAAAGAGACGATGGCTTGGAGGGGTTGTGTAACACCTCGCTGAGCACATGCTATTACCAGTTTCAGTGTGGCTTTACATATTTCACCACTGTCTTTGCCTATAACGCAGCTGGACAGAGTCCTTTAGGCAGTGTTTTAAACTACACTACTG cgCCATGCTGTCCTGCGGACATCAAGCCAGCCTTTGTGTCCGGTGACACTCTGGAGATCATCTGGTCCCCAGCCCGTGGGGCTGAAGAGTATGAGATTAAGGCAGACGACGGGTTCAGTGTGATTCACTGCAATGATACAGCCACTGTCTGCGCTCTGTCTATGTTAAAATGCAACACCAGATACAGTGTCATCGTCTCCTCCTGTAGTGAGATCAGGGGCTGCAACACCTCCTGTGTGCCACATTACATAACAACTG ctCCCTGCAGCCCACAGATCAAGGTGACAAAGTTGACTCCGTTCACGTTTAATGTCTCTTGGAGCTCAGACAACAAGAAAGCCAATTACACTGTGACGATTCGTGGGGGGGTGGGTCTGGATGCAGAGTCTAGGACCCACAGAAGCTCTGGGAACTGGGTTGTATTCAGCAATCTGTCGTGTGGCTCCACCTTCTACGTTAACGCCATTGCCACCAGCCCTGAAGGAGAGAGCTTGCCGAGCTACACCGTGCCACTGGAGACAG CTCCCTGCTGCCCTCAGAATCTGACGGTCACTCAGGTGACACAAGCCATGACCAACGTGAGCTGGTCTGTCGGACGAGGGGCTCAGTCATACGTGACCATGCTGGAGTCCCTCCGAGGAGAGGCCAGGTGCCACACCCTGCAGTCCCACTGCCTGCTAGGATGCATCAGCTGTGGGACTAACTACACTGTATCCTTGCAGTCTATCAGTGACACTGGCCTTACATCAGAGTGCACGTACCAAGGATACTCCTCCA GTGCCTGCTGTCCCTCCAATGTGAGGCTGTACAGACTGGCTAACAATGCAATCAGAGTGTACTGGCATGCCACCGGCGGGTCCCACAATTACACTGCAGATCTGTATGGGTCCAATGCCAACTACGCCTGCAGCCCCTCCCCAGGGTCCAGTTCCTGTGACATCAGTGAGGTCTCCTGTGGGGACGTCTACACTGTAGTTGTGTCACCCATGTCCAGTAATGGATCCAAAGTGACATTCTGCCTGAGAAAAGTATATTTAG TATCCTGTTCTGGAAGCAATTTTGGAATAG TTATATATCAAGTGAAAAG AATATCAACTGGAAATGCAATCAAGGGCACGCTGATGAAAGATAAGAGATTAGGCAACTTCCTAAGCACctgtcttttaaaaacatgtttctatgTAAAGAAAGAGATTATACTTAAATGGTTGGTTTCACAGTCCATAGTTTGCAATAATATTGCACTAATGTTGGCCCAATGTCCACGATTCGTGCTAAtcgtggtctgtgaaaccagcccataA